CACGCTGCAGTACTACTACCGCAACGTGGGCGACCTGTCGCCGTTCGCCGGGTCCAACGACTTCAACGCCACCTACTACGCGAGCGGCTGGTCGCTCGTGCGGTGGGCGGTGGACCAGTACGGCGGCACCGACGAGGCGGCGTTCCTGCGCGACCTGACGCTGGAGCCGCGGCTCTCGGGCATCGCCAACATCGCCGCGCGCACCGGCCGTCCGCCCGCGGAGATGCTCGCGGACTGGGCGCTGGCGATGTACGTGGACGACGCGCCCGGCCTCACGCCCGCCCGCGCGCAGCTCTCGATCCCGAGCTGGAACGGGCGCGAGATCCTGCGCGGCCTCAACACGTTCAACTCGCTGAGCTATCCGGGCGTCTTCCCGCTCGCGGTCCGCCCGGTGACGTACGGCGAGTTCCAGAGCCAGGACCTGCTGCTGCGCGGCTGGAGCACGGCGTTCTTCGAGCTCTCGGGCGCGCCGACGGCGCCGCAGCTGCTGGAGCTGCGCTCGCCGACCGGTGGCGCGGTGGCCCCCACCGTCCGCCTGGCGATGATCCGCGTCGAGTGACTGGCGGCGGGCTGCTTCGTCGAGTGGGCGAGTCCGCCCAGCGCGCTGCTCCCGCGCCGGTCTCACCCCAGCACCGCTGATCCCGACATGCGCGCCGATCCGAACGAGCGGCTCTTCGACGATTACGCCGCGAGCTACGCCGATGTGGTGAACGCGTCGATCACCAGCTCCGGCGAGACCGTCGACTTCTTCGCGCAGCTGAAGGCGGATCTCGTGGCGGAGTACTGCCGGCGCGAGCTCGGAGGCGTGCCGGCGCGCGTGCTCGACTTCGGATGCGGCACCGGACTGTCCACCCGCACGCTGACCACCGCGCTTCCTGGCGCGCAGGTCACCGGCGTCGACGTCTCGGGCGAGAGCATCGACCGGGCGCGGGAGCTCGACGCCTCGGGACGCGCGGCGTACGTGCACTCACCTGGGGCGACGCTCCCGTTCGCGCCCGCGTCGTTCGACGTTGCCTTCGCCGCCTGCGTCTTCCACCACATCGATCGGTCGGAGCACGTCGCGTGTCTGCGCGAGATTCGGCGGATGCTGTCGGCCGACGGCGTGCTGTTCATCTTCGAGCACAACCCGCGCAATCCGCTCACGGTGCGGGCCGTGCGGGCGTGTCCGTTCGACGAGGGCGTGATCCTCCTCGACCCGGGCTACACGCGCAAGGCGCTCCGCTCCGCCGGCTTCGAGACCGACGCGCCGTACTACTACTTCTTCTTCCCGAACGCGCTGCGCACGCTTCGCGTCGCGGAGCCGCTGTTGCGCCGGGTTCCCCTCGGTGCGCAGTACTTCGTCGCGGCACGGCGCACGGCCGACTGATCGGGGGGGCATGGCGCGTCGTCGCGCGATGGTCTCACGGCACCTGATTGAGCTGGTGCGCGCGCTCGCGCCCATCGGGACGGATGGTCCGTGGCGTGTAGGGAGGGCGTGGCGCACGCGCCGGTTCGGGCAGCGCGCGGCCCTGGCGCGGCGTCGGGACGTCGCTCTCGAAGCCGAGGCGAGAGCGCAGCAAGTAGAGCGGACGGCGCTTCGCCTCGGCGTAGATGCGACCCACGTACTCGCCGACGACGCCGAGGGCGAGCAGTTGGATGCCGCCGAAAAAGGTGACCGCGACGAACAGCGCCGCCCAGCCGGGCACCCAGCGGTCCGTGAGCAGACGCGTGGCGATCGCGAAGATCACCCCGAGCAGCGCGATCCCGGCGGAGAGAATCCCCACCCATGAGGCGAGGCGCAGGGGGACGAGCGAGAACGACGTCAGCCCGTCCACCGCGAGGCGGAGCATCTTGACCAGCGGGTACTTGGTCTCGCCGGCGAAGCGCGGTGCGCGTGTGTAGGGGACCGCCACCTGCTTGAAGCCGACCCAGCTCACCATGCCGCGGATGAATCGCGCGCGCTCCGGCATGGAGATGAGGGCGTCGACGACGGCACGGTCCATCAGTCGGAAGTCGCCCACGTCGAGCGGGATCTCGGTGTCGCTGAAACGGTTCAGCGCCCGATAGAAGATCTTGGCCGTCGCGCGCTTGAACGCGGTCTCCCCGAGCCGGTCGACGCGCACGCCGTAGGCGACGTCGAAGCCCTCGCGCCAGCGCTGAACCATCTCCAGGACCACCTCGGGCGGGTCCTGCAGATCCGCATCGATCAGCACGACGGCGTCGCCGCTCGCGTGCTCGATGCCCGCGCTGATGGCGATCTGGTGTCCGAAGTTCCGTGAGAGCAGGAGCACCCGGACCTGCGGATCGGTCGCTTGCAGAGCGCCCAGGATCGTCGCCGTCTCGTCGCGGCTGCCGTCGTCGACGTAGAGCAGCTCGTAGTCGTCGATGCCACCCTGACGCAGCACGGCCACGAGCCGCCGGTGCGTCTCCGCGATGACCTTCTCTTCGTTGTAACAGGGAACGACGATCGACAGATGCATGTCACCGCTCGGATGGGATTGGGGGCGCCATTGGCGGACGGCAGGCGCTCCACGTCCGGCACCCGTACGACGCGCCACCTGCCCGCCCCGGGCGCACCAGCCTCGCTCGCATCAGCTTAACGATTTGGACCGAACCGGCTAGGTCGCGGCCGTCTCGGTCCTCGCGGCCGCCGCGCCGCTCGGTGCCCGCCACGCCGGCGGCATCCTCGCGCCGCGGCTCCCGATCCGCGAGGCGGGCCGGCCGACCCGCGGCAGCGCGGGTCCCCGCGCGACTGATCGCGGTGGCGCGGTGCGAGCTCCCGTCTGCCCCGCGAACACCGGTCGTGTTATCAGTCCCAGGTCGCAGTGGACGCGTCCATCGGTCCCGGGCCCACCGCTGCGGCGGTAGCGCCATCGTCGGTCGTTCGTTCCCCGATCTCGAGCCGCCGCACCATGTCGTCCTCGCCTCCCCGGTTCGCGCGCGCGTCGCTGCTGCAGGGCGTCGTGGTGCTCGGCGTCCTCCTCCTCGTCGTCGCATGGGCGGGAGCGACGTTGCAGTTCCCGTTCGGCATCGACAACGGCATCCATGCCTACCAGGGGTGGGTGTTGCGCGCCGGAGGGCGTCCGTACGTGGACGTCTTCGACAGTCGTGGGCCGTTCGTGATGTACGGCTATGGCCTGGCGCAGGCGCTGTTCGGGCAGAACACGTGGGGCGTGCGGCTGCTCGATCTCGCCGTGCTCGCCCTCGGCGTCGTTCCACTCGCCCGAGCCGTCGCCGCACTCGAAGGGCGGATCGCCGGCGTGTTCTGTGGCGTGCTCGCCGCGCTGTGGTGGGCGTCCTCGTCACCGGGCAGCCTGGCACAGCCCGACGGTTGGGCGGGAATGCTCTTCGCCGGCGCGTTGGCGCCGCTGCTCCGACGCCGAACCGCGGGTGACCCCCCGATGCGCCGCTGGCTCGCGCTCGCCGGTGGCGTGATCGGCCTCTGCACGTTCTCCAAGCCGTTCTACGCCGCGCTGATCGTGCCGGTGCTCGTCGCCATCGGCAGCGATCGGGCACGCGACCACAAGGCGCGACTCTCCGACCTGATGGCGGTGGCGCTCGCGGGTCTCGGCGTCGGGGTGGCGGTCCTCGGGGTGATGTGGTTGGCTGGGGTGCTGCGGGCGTTCGTGGAGGCGTACCTCGTGTTCAACGTGAAGGTGTATGCCGGGGAGGCGCAGGCGGGCTGGGGACCGCGCGTCGGCAGCCTGCTCCGATACGTCGGCTCCGATCCCACCATCGGCTACGGCATCGTGCTGGCGGGCGCTGGTGCGTGGATCGGCAGCCGTGATCCACACGCCGACGTGCGCCGCGCCACGCATGTCGGCATCGCGTGGACGCTCTGCACGATCGGCTTCGTGCTCCTCCAGGGACGGTTCTGGCGCCAGCACTGGCTGCCGACCATTCCGCCGCTCGCCCTGCTCACGACGCTCGGCGTCTCCGGACTGCGCCGCCGACTCGCGGTCGGGGAGCGGGCGCGCGCTGGGGCGGGGGGCATCGCCGCACTGCTTCCGCTGGTCCTTGCGCTGGCCCTCCTCGTCGTGGCCGCGCGCACGCCGGCCATCTACACCCTCCGGGGCGCGCGCGCGCTGCGGGATGGCGCGACACGCGAGGCCCTGTGGGACTATCACACGGGCTACCGTCAGGGCTCGGCGAGCTCCTTCCGTGCGGAGCACGAAGCGGCCCGGTACATCGCCGCCCGGACCAGCGCGCAGGACGGCGTGCTCGTCTGGGGCTACGCCGCGTCGGTGCCGTATCTCGCCCAGCGGCGGATCCCGGGACGCTTCATCTACCCCTACCCGCTGCTCGCCGGGGCCGGCACCTCATTGCAGCCGCGCTTCCGTGCCGAGTTCCTGCACGCGCTCGGGCAACGTCCCCCGTGCTACGTGGTGTTCGACGTCGGCGATCCAGTCGTGCGCGCCGTCGCCGTGCCGCAGTTCCCGACGTTCGATGCGTGGCTGCGCGCCAACTACCGGGAGGAGGTGCGCATCGAGCGCTTCGCCCTGCTCCGCGCCGCGACCGCCGGTTGTCACGTGCTCCAGCACCCCGCGAGCTGACCTGCGCGCGACCGGGGCGATCGACCGCGGCTGACGGTCAGGCCGCCGCGTTGATCTCCGCATCGGCGACCGCGTGGTCGCCGTGCGCGTGACGCCCAGTCGGTGCGTGCGCGGCACGCGGGCCACGTGGGTGCAGCCCTCGGCCGGGCATGGGCGAGGGACACGGCATGGCGAGCGGACGGGCCGGAAGAGAGGGCGGCGCGGGGGACGCGCGCCGCTTCACCGAGGCGCCGCGACCGTCTCCGGACGATGAAGCGGCGCCGGTGCCACCCGGGCATCGGCGAACACCTCCAGCGCGAGCTCCACGCGCCCGAACGGCGCCGAGACCTGCACGCCCTGCACCTCGCCGCGCACCAGCTCGAGCATCTCGCGCGCGATCGCGATCCCCTCGGCCACCGCGTGCTCCTTGGAGCGCGCGTTCGCCGTGCGCATGCGCGTCAGCACCGACTCGGGCACCGTCACGCCGGGCACCTCGTTGGCCAGGAACTCCGCGTTGCGCGCCGACACCAGCGGCCAGATGCCCGCGATGACGGGGATGCGCACGTCGTCGATGGTGCGCAGGAACCTCTCCAGCTGCGCCGGATCGAACACGGGCTGCGTGATCGCGTACTCGGCGCCCGCCTCCACCTTGTAGGCGAAGCGCTGCCGCTCGTGCGCGGGGTCGATGGCCGCCGGGTTCACGCCCACGCCCACCACGAAGCGTGTCGGCGCGCCGAGCGCGTTGCCGCCGGGATCGAGCCCGCGGTTGAGCCCCGACACGAGGTTCGTGAGCCCGATCGCGTCGATGTCGAAGACCGCGGTCGCGTCGGGGTAGGGCCCCATCTTCGGCGGGTCGCCGGTGATGAGCAGCAGGTTGTGCAGCCCCAGCCCCGCGGCGCCCAGCAGGTCGCTCAGCATGCCGAGCAGGTTGCGGTCGCGGCAGGCGTAGTGCGTCACGCTCTCGATGCCGACGCGCTGCTCGATGAGCAGCGACGTCGCGATCGCGCCCATGCGGCTCTGCGCGCGCGGCCCGTCGGGGACGTTGATCGCGTCCACGCCGGCGGCGTG
This Roseisolibacter agri DNA region includes the following protein-coding sequences:
- a CDS encoding ArnT family glycosyltransferase, translated to MDASIGPGPTAAAVAPSSVVRSPISSRRTMSSSPPRFARASLLQGVVVLGVLLLVVAWAGATLQFPFGIDNGIHAYQGWVLRAGGRPYVDVFDSRGPFVMYGYGLAQALFGQNTWGVRLLDLAVLALGVVPLARAVAALEGRIAGVFCGVLAALWWASSSPGSLAQPDGWAGMLFAGALAPLLRRRTAGDPPMRRWLALAGGVIGLCTFSKPFYAALIVPVLVAIGSDRARDHKARLSDLMAVALAGLGVGVAVLGVMWLAGVLRAFVEAYLVFNVKVYAGEAQAGWGPRVGSLLRYVGSDPTIGYGIVLAGAGAWIGSRDPHADVRRATHVGIAWTLCTIGFVLLQGRFWRQHWLPTIPPLALLTTLGVSGLRRRLAVGERARAGAGGIAALLPLVLALALLVVAARTPAIYTLRGARALRDGATREALWDYHTGYRQGSASSFRAEHEAARYIAARTSAQDGVLVWGYAASVPYLAQRRIPGRFIYPYPLLAGAGTSLQPRFRAEFLHALGQRPPCYVVFDVGDPVVRAVAVPQFPTFDAWLRANYREEVRIERFALLRAATAGCHVLQHPAS
- a CDS encoding glycosyltransferase family 2 protein, whose amino-acid sequence is MHLSIVVPCYNEEKVIAETHRRLVAVLRQGGIDDYELLYVDDGSRDETATILGALQATDPQVRVLLLSRNFGHQIAISAGIEHASGDAVVLIDADLQDPPEVVLEMVQRWREGFDVAYGVRVDRLGETAFKRATAKIFYRALNRFSDTEIPLDVGDFRLMDRAVVDALISMPERARFIRGMVSWVGFKQVAVPYTRAPRFAGETKYPLVKMLRLAVDGLTSFSLVPLRLASWVGILSAGIALLGVIFAIATRLLTDRWVPGWAALFVAVTFFGGIQLLALGVVGEYVGRIYAEAKRRPLYLLRSRLGFESDVPTPRQGRALPEPARAPRPPYTPRTIRPDGRERAHQLNQVP
- a CDS encoding class I SAM-dependent methyltransferase — protein: MRADPNERLFDDYAASYADVVNASITSSGETVDFFAQLKADLVAEYCRRELGGVPARVLDFGCGTGLSTRTLTTALPGAQVTGVDVSGESIDRARELDASGRAAYVHSPGATLPFAPASFDVAFAACVFHHIDRSEHVACLREIRRMLSADGVLFIFEHNPRNPLTVRAVRACPFDEGVILLDPGYTRKALRSAGFETDAPYYYFFFPNALRTLRVAEPLLRRVPLGAQYFVAARRTAD